The following proteins come from a genomic window of Lycium ferocissimum isolate CSIRO_LF1 chromosome 4, AGI_CSIRO_Lferr_CH_V1, whole genome shotgun sequence:
- the LOC132052017 gene encoding uncharacterized protein LOC132052017 isoform X1, with protein sequence MLRKWPMLLLLLTIFIIFSSFTHGEAESPFQSPPISDEFREGRNEDNVVVSRLFAEGPNNIAEPPVQSSSLILAAQRTYRKDPLNGFKRYTGGWNINDHHYWASVAFTAVPFFITALLWFLIFGLCLLFICVCSRCCKREPSGYSPAAYALSLIFLVLFTIAAIIGCVILYTGQEKFHSSTINTLDYVVHQANATADNLMNVSLYLAAAKQLAVDKILIPANVQTDIDYVQTKITSSASTLSTKTADNKDDTEHLIQSVRAALIVLSAAMLLLTFLGLVFSIFGMQVFVYILVIFGWILITGTLILCGIFLVLHNVTADTCVAMDQWIQNPTAHTTLDDILPCVDYATAQDTLTKSKEVTYNLVDIVNQVITNVSNINFSPNFAPFYYNQSGPLLPILCNLFNPDLTSHNCSPAEVDLDNATQVLNSYVCQVSPSGVCVTPGRLTPTLYSQMAAAVNLTNGLYQYGPFLVDLQNCDFVRQTFGDIYNIHCPGLLQYSKRVYVGLVMVTVAVLLSLTFWIIYVRERRHRVYKKEKMPKIDGVEGDKPTNERVEGDKPTHED encoded by the exons ATGTTACGTAAATGGCCAATGCTACTTTTACTTTTaaccattttcatcattttctcttCCTTCACCCATGGAGAAGCAGAGTCTCCTTTTCAATCACCACCTATATCAG ATGAATTTAGGGAGGGGAGGAATGAAGATAATGTGGTGGTTTCAAGGCTATTTGCTGAAGGTCCCAATAATATTGCTGAACCTCCAGTGCAGAGCTCATCACTTATATTGGCTGCTCAAAGAACATATAGAAAAGACCCTCTAAATGGTTTTAAGAGATATACTGGAGGATGGAACATCAATGACCACCATTACTGGGCT TCTGTGGCATTTACAGCAGTTCCGTTCTTTATCACCGCGCTGCTCTGGTTTCTGATCTTTGGACTTTGTTTATTGTTCATCTGTGTCTGCTCCCGTTGCTGTAAAAGAGAACCTTCTGGATACTCTCCAGCGGCTTACGCTCTTTCCCTTATATTCCTTGTGCTTTTCACCATTGCTGCAAT TATTGGATGTGTCATTTTGTACACAGGCCAAGAGAAGTTCCACAGCAGTACAATTAACACTTTGGACTATGTGGTGCATCAGGCAAATGCAACAGCTGATAATCTCATGAATGTGTCTCTTTATCTAGCAGCTGCCAAACAACTTGCAGTGGATAAAATTTTGATCCCTGCTAATGTCCAAACAGACATTGATTACGTTCAAACAAAGATTACTTCTTCTGCTAGTACCCTTTCCACTAAAACAGCTGACAATAAGGATGATACAGAACACCTGATACAATCAGT GAGAGCCGCTCTTATCGTTTTATCTGCTGCTATGCTTCTTTTGACATTTCTTGGATTAG TATTCTCAATTTTCGGCATGCAAGTTTTTGTCTACAT CTTGGTTATTTTTGGATGGATTCTCATCACTGGAACATTGATTTTATGTGGCATATTTCTTGTTCTCCACAA TGTGACTGCAGACACTTGTGTAGCAATGGATCAGTGGATCCAGAACCCCACTGCTCATACAACTTTAGATGACATATTACCTTGTGTGGACTATGCCACAGCACAAGACACGCTAACCAAAAGCAAGGAAGTGACTTATAACCTGGTAGATATTGTCAACCAGGTTATTACAAATGTCTCTAACATCAATTTCTCTCCCAACTTTGCTCCTTTCTACTACAATCAATCAGGACCTTTGCTTCCAATCCTTTGCAATCTGTTTAATCCTGACTTAACTTCTCACAACTGTAGTCCTGCTGAAGTCGATTTGGATAATGCAACTCAG GTTTTGAACAGCTACGTTTGTCAAGTTTCTCCGAGTGGCGTTTGTGTCACACCAGGCCGTCTGACTCCGACTCTGTACAGCCAGATGGCTGCTGCTGTAAATTTGACCAATGGATTGTACCAATATGGTCCATTCCTGGTCGACCTGCAAAATTGTGATTTTGTTAGGCAAACTTTTGGtgacatatataatatacattgTCCTGGTCTGCTGCAATACAGCAAACGAGTGTATGTTGGGCTAGTGATGGTAACTGTTGCAGTGCTACTATCTCTTACATTCTGGATCATATATGTGAGAGAGAGGCGCCACCGTGTCtataagaaagagaaaatgCCCAAAATTGATGGAGTTGAAGGGGATAAACCTACTAATGAACGAGTTGAAGGTGATAAACCTACTCATGAAGACTAA
- the LOC132052020 gene encoding flotillin-like protein 3, translating to MYRVARASESLVITGSGITDINITKKAWVLPGQSCTKFDISPVNYTFEVQAMSAEKLPFLLPAVFTVGPRADDEASLMKYAKLISPHDKLSNHVKDHVQGIIEGETRVLAASMTMEEIFKGTKEFKQEVFEKVQLELNQFGLLIYNANVKQLVDVQGHECFSYLGQKTQMEAANQAKIDVAEARMKGEIGEKLRLGETLQNAAKIDAETRIISTQRGGEGRKAEIKVRTEVKVYENHREAEVAEANAVLAKKKAGWAKEAQVAEVEAEKAVALRDAELQKEVERMNALAMTEKLKAELLSKASVEYETKVQEANWELYKKQKEEEAFLYEKEKEAEAQRATAEADFYRRKQIIDGDLYAKMKEAEGLKALAEAQGTYLHTLLEAVGGNYEAVRDYLMISGGMFQDLAKINGDAIHGLQPKISIWTNGEGSHEATAEGGGSALKEVAGIYKTLPPLFKTVHEQTGMMPPTWMGTITNDSSQ from the exons atgtATAGAGTAGCAAGAGCATCAGAGTCCTTGGTGATCACAGGGTCAGGGATCACTGACATAAATATAACCAAGAAAGCATGGGTACTTCCAGGACAATCATGTACAAAGTTTGATATTTCCCCTGTGAATTACACTTTTGAAGTCCAAGCTATGAGTGCTGAAAAGCTCCCTTTTCTTCTTCCAGCTGTTTTCACAGTTGGTCCTAGAGCTGATGATGAGGCCAGCCTCATGAAGTATGCAAAACTCATCTCTCCACATGACAAACTCTCAAACCATGTCAAAGATCATGttcaag GTATCATTGAAGGAGAAACTCGAGTTCTTGCTGCATCAATGACAATGGAAGAAATATTCAAAGGAACCAAAGAGTTCAAACAAGAAGTGTTCGAGAAAGTCCAACTCGAACTAAACCAATTTGGACTGCTAATCTACAATGCTAATGTTAAACAACTCGTTGATGTTCAAGGACACGAGTGCTTCTCATACTTGGGACAAAAGACTCAAATGGAAGCTGCAAATCAAGCGAAAATAGACGTTGCAGAAGCCAGAATGAAAGGAGAGATCGGCGAGAAGCTGAGACTAGGAGAAACGCTACAGAACGCTGCAAAGATCGATGCAGAAACAAGGATTATATCGACGCAGAGGGGAGGAGAAGGGAGGAAAGCGGAGATAAAAGTGAGGACTGAAGTGAAGGTTTATGAAAACCACAGAGAAGCAGAAGTTGCTGAAGCAAATGCAGTGTTGGCAAAGAAGAAAGCAGGGTGGGCTAAAGAAGCACAAGTGGCAGAGGTGGAGGCAGAGAAAGCAGTGGCTTTGAGGGATGCTGAGTTGCAAAAGGAAGTGGAAAGGATGAATGCTTTGGCCATGACAGAGAAGCTTAAGGCTGAGTTATTGAGCAAAGCTAGTGTTGAGTATGAAACTAAG GTGCAAGAGGCAAATTGGGAGCTCtacaagaaacaaaaagaagaagaagcattTCTCTACGAAAAGGAGAAAGAAGCAGAAGCACAGAGAGCAACTGCGGAGGCTGATTTCTACAGACGTAAACAGATCATCGATGGAGATTTATATGCAAAGATGAAGGAAGCAGAAGGACTTAAAGCTCTAGCAGAAGCTCAAGGCACGTATTTGCACACTCTCTTAGAAGCTGTGGGTGGGAACTATGAAGCTGTAAGGGATTACTTAATGATTAGTGGTGGAATGTTTCAAGATCTTGCCAAGATTAATGGTGACGCAATTCATGGCCTACAACCCAAAATCAGCATTTGGACAAATGGAGAAGGATCTCATGAGGCAACTGCAGAAGGTGGTGGAAGTGCCCTAAAGGAAGTTGCTGGCATCTACAAAACATTGCCACCATTGTTTAAGACTGTCCATGAACAGACTGGAATGATGCCACCTACATGGATGGGCACCATAACTAATGACTCTAGTCAATGA
- the LOC132052018 gene encoding flotillin-like protein 3, translating to MYRVASASEYLVITGLGITDINITKKAWVLPGQSCTKFDVSPVNYTFEVQAMSAEKLPFLLPAVFTVGPRVDDEPSLLKYAKLISPHDKYSNHVQDLVQGIIEGETRVLAASMTMEEIFKGTKEFKQEVFEKVQLELNQFGLLIYNANVKQLVDVRGHEYFSYLGQKTQMEAANQAKIDVAEARMKGEIGAKLRLGQTLQNAAKIDAETRIISTQREGEGKKEEIKVQTEVKVYENHREAEVAEANAVLAKKKAGWAKEAQVAEVEAQKAVALRDAELQKEVERMNALAMTEKLKAEFLSKASVEYETKVQEANWELYKKQKEAEAFLYEKEKEAEAQKATAEADFYRRKQIIDGDLYAKMKEAEGLKALAEAQGTYLHTLLEALGGNYGALRDYLMISGGMFQELAKINGEAIRGLQPKISIWTNGGSHEVNAEGGGSALKEVAGIYKTLPPLFKTVHEQTGMMPPTWMGTITNDSSQ from the exons ATGTATAGAGTTGCAAGTGCATCAGAGTACTTGGTGATCACAGGATTAGGGATCACTGACATAAATATAACCAAGAAAGCATGGGTACTTCCAGGACAATCATGTACAAAGTTTGATGTTTCCCCTGTGAATTACACTTTTGAAGTCCAAGCTATGAGTGCTGAAAAGCTCCCTTTCCTTCTTCCAGCTGTTTTCACAGTTGGTCCTAGAGTTGATGATGAACCCAGCCTCTTGAAGTACGCAAAACTCATCTCTCCACATGACAAATACTCAAACCATGTCCAAGATCTTGTTCAAG GTATCATTGAAGGAGAAACTCGAGTTCTTGCTGCATCAATGACAATGGAAGAGATATTCAAAGGAACCAAAGAGTTCAAACAAGAAGTGTTCGAGAAAGTCCAACTCGAACTAAACCAATTTGGGCTTTTAATCTACAATGCAAACGTCAAACAACTCGTTGATGTTCGAGGACACGAGTACTTCTCATACTTGGGTCAAAAGACTCAAATGGAAGCTGCAAATCAAGCAAAAATAGATGTTGCGGAAGCCAGAATGAAAGGAGAGATTGGGGCGAAGCTAAGATTAGGACAAACGCTACAGAACGCTGCAAAGATCGATGCAGAAACGAGGATTATATCGACGCAAAGAGAAGGAGAAGGGAAGAAAGAGGAGATAAAAGTGCAGACTGAAGTGAAGGTTTATGAAAACCATAGAGAAGCAGAAGTTGCTGAAGCGAATGCAGTGTTGGCAAAGAAGAAAGCAGGGTGGGCTAAAGAAGCACAAGTTGCAGAGGTGGAGGCACAGAAAGCAGTGGCTCTGAGGGATGCTGAGTTACAGAAGGAAGTGGAGAGGATGAATGCTTTGGCCATGACAGAGAAGCTTAAGGCTGAGTTCTTGAGCAAAGCTAGCGTTGAGTATGAAACTAAG GTGCAAGAGGCAAATTGGGAGCTCtacaagaaacaaaaagaagcaGAAGCATTTCTCTATGAAAAGGAGAAAGAGGCAGAAGCACAGAAAGCAACTGCAGAGGCTGATTTCTATAGACGTAAACAGATCATCGATGGAGACTTATATGCAAAGATGAAGGAAGCAGAAGGACTTAAAGCTCTAGCAGAAGCTCAAGGCACATATTTGCACACTCTCTTAGAAGCTTTGGGTGGAAACTATGGAGCTCTAAGGGATTACTTAATGATCAGTGGTGGAATGTTTCAAGAACTTGCCAAGATTAATGGTGAGGCTATTCGTGGCCTACAACCCAAAATCAGTATTTGGACAAATGGAGGATCTCATGAGGTAAATGCAGAAGGTGGTGGAAGTGCCCTAAAAGAAGTTGCTGGCATCTATAAAACATTGCCACCATTGTTTAAGACTGTTCATGAACAGACTGGAATGATGCCACCTACATGGATGGGCACCATCACTAATGACTCTAGCCAATGA
- the LOC132052017 gene encoding uncharacterized protein LOC132052017 isoform X2: MANATFTFNHFHHFLFLHPWRSRVSFSITTYIREGRNEDNVVVSRLFAEGPNNIAEPPVQSSSLILAAQRTYRKDPLNGFKRYTGGWNINDHHYWASVAFTAVPFFITALLWFLIFGLCLLFICVCSRCCKREPSGYSPAAYALSLIFLVLFTIAAIIGCVILYTGQEKFHSSTINTLDYVVHQANATADNLMNVSLYLAAAKQLAVDKILIPANVQTDIDYVQTKITSSASTLSTKTADNKDDTEHLIQSVRAALIVLSAAMLLLTFLGLVFSIFGMQVFVYILVIFGWILITGTLILCGIFLVLHNVTADTCVAMDQWIQNPTAHTTLDDILPCVDYATAQDTLTKSKEVTYNLVDIVNQVITNVSNINFSPNFAPFYYNQSGPLLPILCNLFNPDLTSHNCSPAEVDLDNATQVLNSYVCQVSPSGVCVTPGRLTPTLYSQMAAAVNLTNGLYQYGPFLVDLQNCDFVRQTFGDIYNIHCPGLLQYSKRVYVGLVMVTVAVLLSLTFWIIYVRERRHRVYKKEKMPKIDGVEGDKPTNERVEGDKPTHED; this comes from the exons ATGGCCAATGCTACTTTTACTTTTaaccattttcatcattttctcttCCTTCACCCATGGAGAAGCAGAGTCTCCTTTTCAATCACCACCTATATCAG GGAGGGGAGGAATGAAGATAATGTGGTGGTTTCAAGGCTATTTGCTGAAGGTCCCAATAATATTGCTGAACCTCCAGTGCAGAGCTCATCACTTATATTGGCTGCTCAAAGAACATATAGAAAAGACCCTCTAAATGGTTTTAAGAGATATACTGGAGGATGGAACATCAATGACCACCATTACTGGGCT TCTGTGGCATTTACAGCAGTTCCGTTCTTTATCACCGCGCTGCTCTGGTTTCTGATCTTTGGACTTTGTTTATTGTTCATCTGTGTCTGCTCCCGTTGCTGTAAAAGAGAACCTTCTGGATACTCTCCAGCGGCTTACGCTCTTTCCCTTATATTCCTTGTGCTTTTCACCATTGCTGCAAT TATTGGATGTGTCATTTTGTACACAGGCCAAGAGAAGTTCCACAGCAGTACAATTAACACTTTGGACTATGTGGTGCATCAGGCAAATGCAACAGCTGATAATCTCATGAATGTGTCTCTTTATCTAGCAGCTGCCAAACAACTTGCAGTGGATAAAATTTTGATCCCTGCTAATGTCCAAACAGACATTGATTACGTTCAAACAAAGATTACTTCTTCTGCTAGTACCCTTTCCACTAAAACAGCTGACAATAAGGATGATACAGAACACCTGATACAATCAGT GAGAGCCGCTCTTATCGTTTTATCTGCTGCTATGCTTCTTTTGACATTTCTTGGATTAG TATTCTCAATTTTCGGCATGCAAGTTTTTGTCTACAT CTTGGTTATTTTTGGATGGATTCTCATCACTGGAACATTGATTTTATGTGGCATATTTCTTGTTCTCCACAA TGTGACTGCAGACACTTGTGTAGCAATGGATCAGTGGATCCAGAACCCCACTGCTCATACAACTTTAGATGACATATTACCTTGTGTGGACTATGCCACAGCACAAGACACGCTAACCAAAAGCAAGGAAGTGACTTATAACCTGGTAGATATTGTCAACCAGGTTATTACAAATGTCTCTAACATCAATTTCTCTCCCAACTTTGCTCCTTTCTACTACAATCAATCAGGACCTTTGCTTCCAATCCTTTGCAATCTGTTTAATCCTGACTTAACTTCTCACAACTGTAGTCCTGCTGAAGTCGATTTGGATAATGCAACTCAG GTTTTGAACAGCTACGTTTGTCAAGTTTCTCCGAGTGGCGTTTGTGTCACACCAGGCCGTCTGACTCCGACTCTGTACAGCCAGATGGCTGCTGCTGTAAATTTGACCAATGGATTGTACCAATATGGTCCATTCCTGGTCGACCTGCAAAATTGTGATTTTGTTAGGCAAACTTTTGGtgacatatataatatacattgTCCTGGTCTGCTGCAATACAGCAAACGAGTGTATGTTGGGCTAGTGATGGTAACTGTTGCAGTGCTACTATCTCTTACATTCTGGATCATATATGTGAGAGAGAGGCGCCACCGTGTCtataagaaagagaaaatgCCCAAAATTGATGGAGTTGAAGGGGATAAACCTACTAATGAACGAGTTGAAGGTGATAAACCTACTCATGAAGACTAA